In Aminiphilus circumscriptus DSM 16581, the sequence TACCTCAGCCCCCTGGAAAGAAGGTCGCACCGGAGGAACATGGTGGCTTTGGGATTCATTTTACGGTCTCAAGGAAAAAACGGCGACATCCGCGCGGAGTTTCTCAGAGATTCCTTAAGATATCGCGCTCCTGTTTTACTTGAGCAAGCTCTCGTTTGACGCGCTCAAGCTCCTCCTCAACCTGAGTGAGAGGCCGCCGCTCGCCGCCAATATCGGAAAGTTTTCCGGCCTTGTACGCTCTCACCCAGTTTTCCAGGGTCGACTTGGGCAGGGAGAGTTGACGCGATGCTTCATATGCTGTCAAGCCGCCTTCAATGATCATGTTGACGGCTTCATGCCGAAATTCTTTCGAATAGCGACCGTTCGTTGCGTTCTTTGCCATTCAGACACCTCCGTTTTGGTTGGATAGTAACTTTGGTGTCCGATATTTTCAACGTACCTCATCTTCCAGTGGTCCTATTTTAG encodes:
- a CDS encoding transposase, translated to MAKNATNGRYSKEFRHEAVNMIIEGGLTAYEASRQLSLPKSTLENWVRAYKAGKLSDIGGERRPLTQVEEELERVKRELAQVKQERDILRNL